The Oryzias latipes chromosome 16, ASM223467v1 genome includes a region encoding these proteins:
- the LOC110014552 gene encoding uncharacterized protein LOC110014552, giving the protein MASRFEDDDWTVVNYNRGRRRFRPVNYRQPPVPRWGSYPRRDGSRSYASAVRRGLRRDDEVDVYHQQRNSRSYGWRYNNRNAPRNVSGGDPRYWTGPQNLRIIHRLLKAVHHLQNVNQEKLPPSLDRITQNLATVIKPANPTRTTLTLIEGNAKYWAHNTTLILRDHYNDNIDEEVQRLSKFPIKDWAAPFDIASSWAKRNLGPRLKQETLDHAHAVIVAKLADLTTESAATDAPATVPAASAAAAAAPPQDEVPAAGQPRPTQDAATAVLLDVQPLLTEARRSASTAAASQRTTDTIQVRAEIHPPPRDATPSYNSVGVMTEPPKDDWLLDFTLYQPSPEGPPEVSQLSPSLGSLLKLKDLPKHTKEKRKTPLVREPATPGLLHLLVTSVRSCWTSHQQSPVPPPLLLERTHLRPVMHLAERPWLN; this is encoded by the exons ATGGCGTCCCGCTTCGAAGACGACGACTGGACTGTTGTTAACTACAACAGGGGCAGACGAAGATTCCGCCCGGTGAATTATCGCCAGCCTCCGGTTCCACGATGGGGAAGCTATCCTCGGAGAGACGGAAGCCGCAGCTACGCCTCTGCGGTCAGACGAGGCCTTAGAAGAGACGATGAGGTGGATGTTTACCACCAACAGCGGAACAGTCGCTCATACGGTTGGCGTTATAACAACCGTAATGCACCGCGCAACGTCTCCGGCGGCGATCCGCGCTACTGGACCGGACCTCAGAACC TCCGCATAATCCATAGACTTTTAAAAGCCGTGCATCATCTGCAGAACGTCAACCAGGAGAAGCTTCCTCCTTCTCTGGACAGAATCACGCAGAACCTGGCCACAGTAATTAAACCAGCAAATCCCACCAGAACAACGCTGACTCTGATTGAGGGAAATGCTAAATATTGGGCCCATAACACCACTTTAATCCTGCGTGATCATTATAATGACAATATCGATGAAGAAGTGCAGAGGCTGTCCAAGTTTCCCATTAAGGACTGGGCTGCCCCCTTTGATATTGCGTCATCCTGGGCCAAAAGAAACTTGGGCCCCCGCTTAAAACAGGAGACACTGGATCATGCTCACGCTGTTATTGTGGCTAAATTAGCAGACCTCACCACAGAGAGTGCTGCGACTGATGCTCCTGCCACTgttcctgctgcttctgctgctgctgctgctgcaccccCACAAGATGAGGTTCCAGCTGCAGGCCAGCCCAGACCAACACAAGATGCAGCAACAGCTGTTCTGCTGGATGTCCAACCTCTGCTCACTGAGGCACGAAGGTCAGCCTCCACGGCTGCAGCATCACAGAGGACCACAGACACAATTCAGGTGAGAGCAGAAATACATCCTCCACCTAGAGATGCCACACCATCCTACAATTCTGTGGGGGTGATGACAGAACCTCCAAAAGACGACTGGCTCCTGGACTTCACTCTTTACCAGCCATCGCCTGAAGGACCCCCAGAGGTTTCGCAGCTCAGCCCGAGCTTGGGGTCCCTCCTAAAACTCAAAGATCTCCCAAAACACaccaaagaaaagaggaagactCCCCTGGTGAGGGAACCAGCCACGCCAGGGCTGCTTCACCTCCTAGTGACATCAGTCAGATCCTGCTGGACCTCTCATCAGCAGAGTCCAgtccctccccctctcctcctaGAGAGGACTCACCTGCGCCCAGTAATGCACCTGGCAGAAAGGCCCTGGCTAAACTGA